GTGATGAGCGAGGAAGGGCTGCCGCCCAAGGAGGCCACCCGACGTTCGATGGACCAGATCACCAGCGCGCTGGTCGGCATCGGCTTGGTCCTGTCGGCGGTGTTCGTGCCGATGGCCTTCTTCGGTGGCTCGACCGGCGTGATCTATCGCCAGTTCTCGATCACCATCGTGTCGGCGATGGCGCTGTCGGTGCTGGTGGCGATCGTATTCACTCCGGCCCTGTGCGCGACCATCCTGAAGCCGGTGGAGAAGGGCCACGAGCATGGCGAAGGCGGCCTGTTCGGCAGGTTCTTCCACTGGTTCAACCTCAAGTTCGACCGCAGCACCAAGGGCTACGAGACGGCTGTCGGTGGCATCCTCAAGCGCAGCGTGCGCTTCCTCGCCATCTACGTCGCCATCGTCGCGGTGCTCGGCCTGCTCTTCGTGCGCATGCCGACCTCCTTCTTGCCCGAGGAAGACCAGGGCGTGATCTTCAACCAGATCATGCTGCCGGCTGGCGCCACCAAGGAGCGCACGCTCGGTGTCATCGAGAAGGTGGAACAGCACTTCCTCGAGAACGAGAAGGACACGGTCAAGGCAGTGTTCACCGTCGCCGGCTTCAGCTTTGGCGGCACTGGCCAGAACATGGGCATTGCCTTCGTGAACATGCGCCACTGGGACGAACGCCAGGCGCCAGGCATGGACGTGAAGTCCGTCGCCGCCCGCGCGATGGGCGCCTACCAGCAGATCCGCGAGGCGATGGTGTTTGCCTTCGTGCCACCGGCGGTGATCGAGCTCGGCACCTCGGGCGGCTTCACCGTGCAGATGCAGGACCGCTCCGGCCTCGGCCACGATGCCTTGCTCGCCGCGCGCAACCAGTTCCTCGGCATGGCGGCGCAGGACAAACGCCTGGTCGGCGTGCGGCCAAATGGTCAGGAGGACACGCCCGAGCTCAAGCTCGACATCGACCACGCCAAGGCTGGTGCGCTGGGCGTGTCGATCGCCGACATCAACGAGACCCTGTCCACCGCCTGGGGGGGCAGCTACATCAACGACTTCCTCGACCGCGGCCGCATCAAGAAGGTGTATCTGCAGGGCGACGCCCCCGCACGCATGACGCCCGAGGACCTCGACAAATGGTACGTGCGCAACAAGGCCGGTGACATGGTGCCGTTCTCGGCCTTCGCCACCTCGTACTGGGCCTTCGGCTCGCCGCGCCTGGAGCGCTTCAACGGCCAGCCGTCGATGGAGATCCTCGGTCAGGCTGCACCGGGCTTGTCGTCGGGCGAGGCGATGCAGGCCGTGGAGGACATCATGGGCAGGATGCCGCCGGGCATCGGCTACGACTGGTCCGGTACTTCGTACGAGGAACGCCGCTCCGGCTCGCAGGCGCCGGCGCTCTACGCCCTGTCCCTGCTGGTGGTCTTCCTGTGCCTGGCGGCACTGTATGAGAGCTGGTCGGTGCCCTTCGCGGTGATGCTGGTGGTGCCGCTCGGCGTGCTCGGTGCGCTGCTTGCCGCCACTGGTCGCGGCATGTCCAACGACATCTACTTCCAGGTCGGCCTGCTCGCCACCATCGGCCTGTCGTCGAAGAACGCGATCCTGATCGTGGAGTTCGCCAAGGCGCAGATGGAGGAGGGCAAGGACCTGATCGCTGCCACGCTGACGGCGGTGCGCATGCGACTGCGCCCGATCATCATGACTTCGCTCGCATTCGGTTTCGGTGTGCTGCCGCTGGCGACGGCCACCGGCGCCGGTGCCGGCAGTCAGAACGCGATCGGCACCGGCGTGCTGGGCGGCACCATCGCCGCCACCCTGCTCGGCCTCTTCTTCGTGCCGCTGTTCTACGTCGTGATCAAGCGCATCTTCCCGGACAAGCCGCGCGAGGGTGCGGATGCTGTGTCCGTTCCGGCCGCTCAGGAGGGCCGCTGACATGAGAGTTCCGATGACTCCGCTTTCGGTTCGCGTTCGCAGCCTCGTGGTGGCGCTGTCCGCCGCCACGCTCGGTGCGTGCTCGATGATCCCCGCGTATGAGCGGCCGGCCGCGCCGGTACCCGCCAGCTTCCCGCAGGCGGCCCCGGCCGAGGCTTCGGCCGCCACGCAGCAGGCCGAGGCCATCGCCTGGCGTGACTACTTCGCCGATGCCCGCCTGCGCGAGGTGATCGCCCTGGCGCTGCAGAACAACCGCGACCTGCGCGTCGCCGCGCTCAACATCGAGCGCGCGCGGGCGCAGTACGGCATCCAGCGTGCCGACCTGTTTCCGACCATCACCGCCGGCGGCGGGCAGAGCGCGCAGCGCGTGCCGGGCGACCTGAACAGCTCGGGCGAGTCTGTCGTCAGCCGTCAGTACAGCGCCAACCTCGGCTTCGCCGCCTACGAACTCGACTTCTTCGGCCGCGTCCGCAGCCTGGAGGAACAGGCGCTGCAGGTCTATCTCGGCACCGAGGAGGCACGCCGCAGCGCCCAGATCAGCCTGGTGGCCGAAGTCGCCAACGCCTGGCTGCGCCTGGCGGCCGACCGCGAGCGCCTCGCGCTGGCGCGCAGTACCTTTGAGACCCGGCAGAAGTCCTTCGAGCTGACGCAGCGCAGCTTCGACGCCGGCGCAGTTTCGGCGCTGGACCTGCGCCAGGCCGAGACCCTGCTGCAAACCGCGCGCGCCGATGCCGCCCGTTACGCCGCGCTGGTGGCGCAGGACGAGAACGCCCTGGCGTTGGTCGTCGGCGCGGGCGTGTCGGCGGAACTGCTGCCGCAGGGGCTCGATGCGGCGATCGCCAGCGTGGCCGTGCTGCCCGCCGGCGTGCCGTCCGAAGTGCTGACCCGCCGTCCCGACGTCGTCCAGGCCGAATATGCCTTGCGCGCGGCGAATGCCAGCATCGGCGCGGCGCGCGCGGCCTTCTTCCCGTCGATCACGCTCACCGCTACGGTTGGCACCGCTAGCGCCTCGCTCGACGGCCTGTTCGAGAGCGGATCGCGTGCGTGGAGCTTCATGCCGCAGATCCGCATCCCGATCTTCGAGGCTGGCCGCCTGCAGGCCAGCCTGGACGTGGCCGAGATCCAGCGCGACATCACTATCGCGCAGTACGAGAAGGCGATCCAGTCGGCCTTCCGCGAGGTCGCCGACGCGCTGGCCGATCGCGCCACGCTGGCCGAGCAGCTCGACGCGCGGCGCAAGCTGGTCGAGGCCACGCAGAAGAGCTTCGAGCTGTCCGAGGCGCGCTACAAGGGCGGGGTCGACAGCTACCTGAACCTGCTCGACGCGCAGCGCAGCCTCTATGCCGCCGAGCTCGAGCTGATCTCGGTCCGCCTGTCCGATGCCACCAACCGGGTTGCGCTATACAAGGCGCTGGGTGGAGGCTGGCAGTGAGCACCACACCCGCCGCCGAGGACCATCGCATCCCGGTGACGGTCCTCACCGGCTTCCTCGGCGCCGGCAAGACGACGCTGCTGAACCACCTGCTGCGCCAGCCCGAGATGGACGGCTGCGCGGTGCTGATCAACGAGTTCGGCGAGGTCGGGGTCGACCACCATTTGGTCGAGAAGGTGGACGAGACCCTCGTCGTGCTCGATTCGGGCTGCATCTGCTGCAGCGTGCAGGGCGATCTGGTGCGGGCGCTGAAGAGCCTTTTCATGCGCGCATTGCGACGCGAGCTGAAGGGCCTGAAGCGCGTGCTGATCGAGACGACCGGGCTCGCCGATCCGGCGCCGGTGATCCACACGCTGATGTCCGATCCCTTCCTCGGCGAGCGTTATCGCATCGACGGCGTGGTGACGGCGGTCGATGTCACGCATGCCGTGGATCAGCTCGCCACGCACGCCGAGGCCGTGCGACAGGTGGCGATGGCGGATCGCCTGCTGCTGACCAAGTGCGATCTGGCCGACGAGGCCGGGCGCGGGGCGCTGGCGGAACGGCTGGCGGCGCTGAATCCGGGTGCGCGCCAGATCGAGGTGGCGCAGGGCGTTGTGGCGCCGCATGCGCTGTTCGAGTGCGGGCTGTACGACGCGGCCGGCAAGCACCCGGACGTCGCCGCCTGGCTGGGCGAGGAAGCCGCGCGTGCCGCCCGCCAGCGCGCAGTGCGCGCGGCGCCGGTGTGGCGCAAGGCTGGGGCGCAGGCGGCGGTGCCCACGCACGACGCTGGCCCGCCGCGGCACGATGCGGGCGTCCGCAGCTTCGTGCTGACTTTCGATCAGCCCTTGTCGTGGTACGAGTTCTCGGATGGACTGGGCTTGTTGCTGCAGGTCTACGGCGCACGCATCCTGCGCCTCAAAGGGCTGCTCAATGTCGTGGGTGACCCGCTGCCGCGGGTGCTGCAGTGCGTGCAGCACAGCCTGTATCCGACGACCAGCCTGCCGGCCTGGCCCGGCACGCCGCCCTACGATGACCGCCGCAGCCGGCTCGTCTTCATCGTGCGCGACCTGTCCGAGGACGAAGTCGTCGCCATTCTGGGCAGCTTCACCGGCCAGCAGCCGCTGCGCGCCGACTGACGACCGCCGCGCCGCGCGCGCGGCCGCTCATTCGCAGGCGGCGCGGCATTCGCCGCTGGTGCAGTCTTCCACTTCGATCTTGCACGCGGCCTTGGTGCGATGCACCAGGCGGTGGTCGTTGTCGTAGTCGCACATCAGCCGTGTCAGGCTGCCCTTGCGTTCGACATGCATGCGCTTCGCGGGCGATGCGCGGATCGCGTCCGGGGCCATGTTGCACGACAGGTAGCCGTCGAAGCGGCCGTCGGCCGATTCCCACCGCGCTGTGTTTTTGACTTCGCGATAGTTCTCGAAGGTGGCGCAGGTCATGACGTCACGGCCGTATAGCCGGGCGTTGTCGCTGCAGAACCCCAGGTAGGTGTAGCGCAACTCCTCGTCTGTCGGGCACGCGGCGACCTGCGTTGCCGCAGACAGATCGGGGCAGCCCAAGGACTCGGCGCTGGCGGGAGCGCTCACGAGCAGGGCACCGAGCACGAGGGCAAGCAGGGAAGCAGTCGTAATCTTCATGGGGCCGGTTGCGGAGGGAAGTTGAAGGTGTCCTGCGAACCGGCCTTTTTTACCAGAACTTCCACCACCACTTGCGCTTTTTCATGGCGCTCTCGACGTGGTCGGACCATTGGGTCTCGCCGCCGTGGGCCATGAAGTGCACGCCGAAGCGCTTGTCGGCCTCGTTGATGTGCCGCATCAGCCAGACCTTGAGGAAGTGCAGCAGTTCGAAGGTGATCGCGGCCTGGCCGTTGTCGAGCTTCTCCTGCAGCGCCTGGACCTGGCCGATCAGATCCTCGTGGTTCTGCTTGTGCATCTCGAAGTCGGGATAGTTCGACACCCGCATCAGGCTTTCCTCGACGGCGAAGTGCGTGCGCGTGTAGTCGGCAAGCTTGTCGAGGATCTTGCGCGAGGTTTCCGAGCCATGATGCTCCTGGATCGCCGTGTGCAACTGGTTGAGCAGGTCGACGAGTTCCTTGTGCTGCTCGTCGATCTCCTGGATGCCGACACCGAATTCGTCGGTCCAGTGGAACAGTTCGGTTGTCATGGACGTCTCCGCAAATCAACAATGCCCGCAGGCTAGCCCGCACAGGCCGCCCTGGTTTGATCCTTGTCAAAGCCGGCGCTTTTTCGGCTGCTCTTGAGGGGCAAAACGGCGTCGTGCGAGGAATATGTCACGGTCGTGGCGCGGTGCCCGCGTGCGTTGCGCCGCAGGGCGGTCACGTGGTCGATGGCGTGGTCGGCAGCGCTGCGGATTGGCGGCGAGGTTGTTATCCTGTCATGGACTCACACGCCACCGACTCCTCTTGCTCCCATCCCGCTCGCTTACTCCCTTCGAATCCCGCTGGCTCGCCGAGGTGGTGCGCCGGCATGAGGAACGGCATGGGCCGCTGGACGACAGGGCTCAATGCCTCGCCGCGCGCGCGGCAGCGGCGGATCTCGAAACCCGTATCCTGCATCGGGCCGATGCGATCGGCGTGCGCGAAGGCTGGCGCGACGCCATCCTGCACTGGCACGGCCGTGCGCGGCTGGTGCTCGCGGTGGCGGCGGTGCTCGCACTGGTGTTCGGTTTCGGCGCGGCCGCCGGCGTGCTGGGGGACGGCAGCCGGCCGGTCAATGTGGTGTGGACGCTGGGCGGGCTGCTCGGCGTCAATCTCTTCAGCCTGCTGCTGTGGCTGGTGGCGACCGCGCTGCCCGTACGCGGCGGCATGTCCCTGCGGGGCGGTGCGTTGGGCGGGGTATGGCTGCGCGTGGTGGCGGTGCTGGATCGTTCGCCTGTCGCGGCCGCCGTGCTGCAGGCGCTCGTCGGTCTCACGGCTCGCACGCGTATCGCCCAATGGGGGCTGGGCTGCATCACGCATGCGCTATGGGCGCTGGCGCTGGCAGGGGCGGTGGCCGGCGTGCTCGCGCTGCTGGCCACGCGGCGCTATGGCTTCGTGTGGGAGACGACGATCCTGCCCGGCGAGCTTTTCGTCGGACTGACGACGGCGCTCGGCGCCTTGCCGTCCCTGGCCGGCTTCCCGGTGCCCGATCCGGCGACGATCGTTGCCAGTGGGGACGCCCCGATGCTGGACGAGGCGGGCCGGCGTGCGTGGGCCGGCTGGCTGATCGGTGCGCTACTGGCGTATGGGCTGTTGCCCCGGCTGCTGCTGGCCCTGGCCTGTGGCGGACTGTGGCTTGCGGCGCTGCGCCGGCTGAGGCTGGATCTGGCGCGGCCCGGCTATGCGCGGCTGCGGGCGGTGCTGATGCCGGACAGCGAACGCATCGGTGTGAGCGATCCCGAGCCTGCGATCATGCCGCGCCCGCTGCGCCATGCCGCTCATGCCGGCGCCAGCGGTACCGCCGCGCTGGTGGCGCTGGAGCTGGGGTCGGATGTGGCCTGGCCGCCGGCGCAGTTGCCCGCCACGCTGGATGCAGGACGCCTGGACAGCCGCGAACAGCGCCGCGCCGCGCTGAGCCGCTTTGCCGCCGACGCGCCGGGCCGCCTGCTCGTGGCGATTGATCCGCGCCGCACGCCCGACCGCGGCACGCTCGGGCTCATTGCCGAACTGGCCGAGCACGCCGCGGACACGCGCGTCTGGGCGCTTGGTGGCGATACCGCCCGTCTCGCGCTGTGGCGTGAGGGGCTCGCCCGGCTCGGTTTCGCGCCCGAGGCGCTGATCCTCGACGCTGCCGCGGCGCAGTGCTGGCTCGGCGGGCATGATGCGAGCGCAACGGAGGAGGCGAGGTGATGAGCGGCATCCTGCGCGTGGCCGTCGTCGGCCATACCAACACCGGCAAGACTTCGCTGCTGCGTACCCTGGCGCGCGACGTGGACTTCGGCGAGGTGTCGGATGCGGCGGGGACGACGCGCCACGTCGAGGGCCTGCGCCTGATGGCTGACGGCCGGCCGGCGGTCGAACTGTTCGACACGCCGGGCATGGAGGATGCGATCGCGCTGCTCGAGTTCGTCGATGCCCTGGCTGCCCCGGGCGAGCGGCTCGACGGTCCGGCGCGCATCGAACGCTTCCTCGCCACGCCCGATGCACACGGCCGCTTCGAGCAGGAGGCCAAGGTGCTGCGCCAGATGCTCGCCAGCGATGCAGCGTTGTACGTGGTCGATGCGCGCGACCCGGTGCTGCCCAAGCATCGCGACGAACTCGGTTTGCTGGCGGGCTGCGCGCGGCCCTTGCTGCCGGTGCTCAACTTCGTGGCCTCGCCCGAGGCGCGCGCGACCGACTGGCGCACAGCGCTGGCGCGGCTCAACCTGCATGCGGTGGTCAGCTTCGACACCGTGGCGCCCGCGCTCGACGGCGAGCGTGAGCTGTTCGAGACGCTGGCCACGCTGATGCACGACCACCGCCCGGCACTGCAGCGGCTGATGGACGCCCGTGTGCGCGAGGCCGAAGAGCGCCGCCGGGCGGCGCGGCAGCTGGTTGCGGCGCTGCTGCTCGAACTGGCTGCCTGCCGCGACCGTGTCGGCGACGCCTCCGACGCCGCACTGGCTGCGGCCGTCGCGCGCCTGCGCGATGCGGTGCGCCAGCGCGAGCAGGCCTGCGTCGATGCCTTGCTCCGCCTTTACCGTTTCCGCCCCGGCGACGCGCGCGCGAGCGAACTGCCGCTTACCGACGGGCGCTGGGACGACGACCTGTTCAATCCCGAGACCCTGCGCCAGATGGGCATCCGCCTGTCCACCGGCGTGGCCGCGGGCGCGGCGGCCGGAGTCGGCATCGACCTGATGACCGGTGGCCTCACGCTCGGCGCGGCCGCTGCGCTCGGCGCGGTGGCAGGCGGACTGTGGCAGACCTTTGGGCACTACGGCGAGCGCATCGCCGCCCGCCTGCGCGGCCACCGCGAACTGACGGTGGACGACGCCATCCTGCGTCTTGTGGCGCTGCGTCAGCACCAGCTGCTCGGCGCGCTCGAGGGGCGCGGCCATGCGGCGCTCGCGCCGATCGAGCTGAAGGGCGAGGCGGCGGTGGGCGACGATGTGTTCGACGAGGTCGCCGAAGCCTGGCGGGACGGGCCACTGCCTTATGCGCTGGAAAGGGCGCGTGCCCATCCCGAGTGGGCGCCGGGTGGTGGAGGCATGGCGCGTGACCGGGGGGGCGAAGGCGAGGGCGACGATGCGCGCGAGACCGCACTCGCCGAGCTGGCCGAGCGCTTGCGTTGAGCGCGGTGCCGCGCGGATTCGTCGTGCCGCGCTCAAGTCTTTGATCCGCCGGCCGTTAATACCCCAGCGTCGTTCTGCGCCTGAGGTGCCTGCTGTGAAAATCGCGTCATTCAATTTCGAGTTGCAATCGTCCCGCCAGTTCAGCCAGTCCTTCGAGACGAGCGAGCGGCTTGAGGTGTGGCGTGGCGATGCCGCCCTGTCCGAGGTCCGCCAGGACGGCGTGAACATCTCCGCCGCCGGCCGCGCCGCCCAGCTTGCGGATGCGGCCACTGCCGATACCCGGGCGGCGGATTCGGCCAGCCTGGACGATGCGGCCGAGCACGATCCGAAGCTGTCGATGCTGATCCGCATGATCGAGTTTCTCACCGGCAAGCCGGTGCAACGCTTCAGCGCGCGCGACCTGGAGCGCCTGCAGGCAGCCGACGCCGAGCTGTCGCCGGGTGGCGGCGGCCGTGCCGCGGGCGGTCAGGGCGTCGGCTTCGGCATGGCCTACGACTTCAGCGCCACCTACGCCGAGGCAGAGACCACCTCGTTCGCGGCCTCCGGGGTGGTGCGCACCGCGGACGGCGCGGAGATCCGCTTCGAACTGGGCTTCACGATGTCGCGCAGCTACAGCGAGTCGGTGTCGGCCAGCCTGCGCGTGGGCGAACCGCGCGTGAAGGACCCGCTGGTGCTCGATTTCGGCGGACCCGCGTCGGCCCTGTCCGACCTGCGCTTCGACTTCGATCTCGACGGCGACGGCACCAGGGAGAAGTTGCCGATGGTGGGGGGCACGGGCTTCCTCGCCTTCGACCGCAACGCCAACGGGCGCATCGACGACGGGCGAGAGCTCTTCGGTCCGGCGAGCGGCGACGGTTTTGCCGAACTCGCCGCGCTCGACGACGATGGCAATGGCTGGATCGACGAATCCGACGCGGCGTGGTCGCAACTGCGCGTCTGGCAGCCCGACGCCGAAGGTCGCGGCCGGGTGCAGACGCTGAAGGAGGCGGGCGTGGGCGCCTTCTACCTTGGCCGTGTCGACACGCCGTTCAGCCTGCGCAACGCCGCCAATGAAACGCTGGGCGAGATGCGGGCGAGCAGCATTTACCTGCGCGAGGACGGCCGCGCCGGCACCGTAAGCCAGATCGACCTCGCGGTCTGAGCACCCCGCCAGCGCGGCATGTGCCGCCGACCGCCGGCGGACCTGAGCCGTATCAAGGCGGGGGGCGGCAGGCTGAGGACAATGCAGGCTTCGTCCTCAATTGTGCCCGGAGCGTGCCTGTGAAATTCCCCGCCTTCTTCGACCAGGTTCCCACGCTGCGCGTGCGCGATGCGCTGGCGGCCTTTCTCGGCGCGGCCGATGATGGCCTGCTGGAGTACGGCTATGCCGACGCGGTCAAGCTCGCCGGTCATTCGTGCCCCACGGTCGCGTCCGCCTACGTGCTCGGCTGCCGCGCGCTGACCGCGCTGTATCCGGACAGCCTGCCCGAGCGCGGGGGCGTTCGCCTCGCCTTCGCCAGCCGCCTGGAGGAGGGGGTCACCGGGGTGACCGCCAGCGTACTCACCTTGCTCACCGGCGCTGCCCAGGACGGCGGCTTCAAGGGGATCGGCGGTCGGTTCGCGCGGCGCGGGCTGCAGGATTTCGGCCACGAACTGCCGTTGTCGGTCCGCGTCACCCGCACCGACACCGGCGCGGCGGTCGACGTCGCGTCCGACCTGTCGCACGTGCCGGCCCACCCGGACACCATGCTGCTGCTCGGCCGCTGCGTGCGCGGCGAAGCCGACGAGGCCGAGCGCCAACGCTTTGCCGCGCTGTGGCAGGACCGCGTTGCCCGCGTGCTGCTGCAGCACTGGGACGACGATGCCGTCTTCAGCGTGCGCGCCGCGGACTGAGCGACGCGCACTCGCGAGTCGCTACTCGCCGCGCGCCTGCTCGTCGTACAGCGAAGGCGTCACGCCCGCGCCGGCGAGGAACTCGCGCAACTGCTTGACCGCCTGCTTCGGAAAATCGCCGCCGTGGTGCGGATGGTGCAGGAAGAACTCGTGGCGGTTCAGCACCACCCGAAAGCGCGCGCCGTGGGCGGATTCGACGGTCGCGCCCAGATGGGTCAACAACGATTCGACCTCGCGCCAGTGCAGGTTGCCGCTGGGCGGCTCATGAAAGATCGCCTGCAGGATGCTGCGGTGCTTGTGGCTCATGCTGGCCTCCGTCTGAGGGCTGCGGTGTCCTCATCTTAGTCCCGCGCAGCCGGCGCATCACCCCGGCGCGAGGTGGGCAGCCGCCCGTTCCGACGCCACCAGGATCAGCTTCATCGTCGCCCGCGTCGCGCCGACGAAAAGCTTGCGCATGATCAGTTCGTCCATGGCCCCGTTCGTTGTCTCAAAGTCGATCTCGGTGAAGATGATGCAGGGCGCCGACTGGCCCTTGAAGCGATAGACCGAGTCGATCAGCAATTCGCCCTGCGAATGCTCGGGTTCGCCGAGCAGATCGTAGCGGCCGGTGAAGGCGCGCAGGCGGTGCGGGCCGAGGTGCTCCAGCGGGGTGAAGCGCGAGTGCTCGCGGCCGCGGAAGGTGAGCAGCACGATCATCTCGCGCCGGAAGCCCAGGCCCAGCGCGCGCGTGATGGCGCGCTTGGTCGCGTCCAGCAGGCTGGCGTCGTCGTGCCAGGCCAGCACCTCGGGCTCGCTGTCGGTTACCGGGCTGCCGGCGCGGATCGGAGCGGGCAGGGGCAGGCGGGCATTGAGCAGGGCGAGGACGTCGGCCGGCGTGCGGTAGTTGGTGTCGGCGGTGAGCCGCACCCAGCCGGGCAGCGCGACGGCGGGACGGTCGTACAGGTTCTGCAGCGGGTCTTCCAGCCACCACGCGCGGCCGCCGGGCTTGAGCAGGGCAAGCAGCGCGTCGCACCAGGGCTCCATGAAGTCCTGGCCTTCATCGATGATCAGCTCGTCGAACTGCCAGGCCGGCTCCGGTTGCGTCGTAACCAGCGCGGCGAAATCGGCCTCCATGCGGCGGAAGGCTCCCGGCGCGCCGAAGCGGGGCGGCCGGCCAGCATCGCGCAGGCGGCGGTCGCACAGCTGGTGGAAGGTGGCGACCTCGCCGCCAGCGGGGGCGATACGGGCGAAGTGGTCGGCCAGCGGACGGTTGTAGCAGACGTACAGCGGCCGGCGACCGGCGGTGAGCGCGTCGGTGTAGGCGGCCAGCGCGAGCTGGGTCTTGCCGCTGCCGGCGGTGGCGACGACGCGCAGGCGGTGCGGTGTCATGTCGATGCGGCGCGCCCATTCGGTCAGGCCGCCCGACAGCCGCGTGGTGAGGTCGTCGGCCTGGCCGGCATGGGCCTGCACGTCGGGCACCAGCTCCAGCACGTCGGCGAAGAAGCGGTGCAGCGCCTGCAGCCGGGCGGGCTCCGGTGGCGGGGCGCCGTCGTGGTGGGTCAGGCCTTGCACGGTGGCGAAGAAGGCCTCGCGCCGGCTCGCGTCGACGATGCGGGCCGGGTCAAGGCCGGCGCTGCCGGGCTGGCGCACCGTGTAGTCGGGGCAGTAGAGCAGGATCTCGAGTTGCGGTTCGGCCCCGTCGAGCAGCGGACGCAGCCGGGCGCGCAAGGCGTCGGCGCTGCGCGCAAGTTCGTGGCTGACAAGCTGGGGGCGACGACGACCGGGGCGCATCAGCCCCTGCGCGGTCTCGTCGAGGAAGCCAGCGTGTTGTTCGATCAGCAGCACGCGGCCGGTCGGGCCCATGACGACGAAGGCAATGTCGCCGAACACCAGGTGCGCGCCTTCGGCGCGTGTCCAGTGCAGGCCGTGGTAGATGGTCCAGTCGCGCGGCAACGTCGCGGCAAGCTGCTCGAGGGTGGCCCTCTCGCGACCACGGGCGCCGGTGGCGGGGAGCTGCTGCCAGCCTTCGGGGTGCGTGCGGGCCATGGCGCCTTCGGTCCTGGAAGCCCCGGAACACGGGGCGGGTTACTGAGTGCCGCAAGTTTAACAAGCTTGCGCTATCCTCCACGCCCAGCACCGGCCGCGCATCGGCGGCGTGCACCGGAGCCGGAATCCATGGAAACGCTGAAGGTCTTCATCACCCTGCTGGCCCTGATCAACCCCTTCGGCGCGATCCCGATGTTCCTCAGCCTGACGGCGGGCCAGTCGGCGCACGAGCGGCGGAGCACGATCAACACGGCGGCGATCGCCACCGCCATCGTCATCGGCGTGGCGGCACTGTTCGGCCAGGGACTGCTCGGGGTGTTCGGCATCTCGATTCCCTCGCTGCAGGTGGGCGGTGGCATCCTGCTGTTCATCCTTGCGCTGAACATGTTCAATGCCGAGCCGGGACGCATCCGCTCCACGCCCGAGGAGCAGCACGAGGCGGCCGAGCGCTCCAGCATCGCGGTGGTGCCCCTGACCATTCCGCTGCTGACCGGCCCCGGAACGGTCAGCACGGTGATCATCCATTCCGAGCGTGTCGAG
This genomic window from Thauera humireducens contains:
- a CDS encoding MarC family protein; the protein is METLKVFITLLALINPFGAIPMFLSLTAGQSAHERRSTINTAAIATAIVIGVAALFGQGLLGVFGISIPSLQVGGGILLFILALNMFNAEPGRIRSTPEEQHEAAERSSIAVVPLTIPLLTGPGTVSTVIIHSERVEHWWDMLALLVIGAMIGAVVWVCFRMAGRISRFAGQTGLNIMTRLMGLVLAALAVEFVADGVRALAASGT
- a CDS encoding type II toxin-antitoxin system HicA family toxin gives rise to the protein MSHKHRSILQAIFHEPPSGNLHWREVESLLTHLGATVESAHGARFRVVLNRHEFFLHHPHHGGDFPKQAVKQLREFLAGAGVTPSLYDEQARGE
- a CDS encoding GTPase/DUF3482 domain-containing protein, with translation MSGILRVAVVGHTNTGKTSLLRTLARDVDFGEVSDAAGTTRHVEGLRLMADGRPAVELFDTPGMEDAIALLEFVDALAAPGERLDGPARIERFLATPDAHGRFEQEAKVLRQMLASDAALYVVDARDPVLPKHRDELGLLAGCARPLLPVLNFVASPEARATDWRTALARLNLHAVVSFDTVAPALDGERELFETLATLMHDHRPALQRLMDARVREAEERRRAARQLVAALLLELAACRDRVGDASDAALAAAVARLRDAVRQREQACVDALLRLYRFRPGDARASELPLTDGRWDDDLFNPETLRQMGIRLSTGVAAGAAAGVGIDLMTGGLTLGAAAALGAVAGGLWQTFGHYGERIAARLRGHRELTVDDAILRLVALRQHQLLGALEGRGHAALAPIELKGEAAVGDDVFDEVAEAWRDGPLPYALERARAHPEWAPGGGGMARDRGGEGEGDDARETALAELAERLR
- a CDS encoding ATP-binding domain-containing protein codes for the protein MARTHPEGWQQLPATGARGRERATLEQLAATLPRDWTIYHGLHWTRAEGAHLVFGDIAFVVMGPTGRVLLIEQHAGFLDETAQGLMRPGRRRPQLVSHELARSADALRARLRPLLDGAEPQLEILLYCPDYTVRQPGSAGLDPARIVDASRREAFFATVQGLTHHDGAPPPEPARLQALHRFFADVLELVPDVQAHAGQADDLTTRLSGGLTEWARRIDMTPHRLRVVATAGSGKTQLALAAYTDALTAGRRPLYVCYNRPLADHFARIAPAGGEVATFHQLCDRRLRDAGRPPRFGAPGAFRRMEADFAALVTTQPEPAWQFDELIIDEGQDFMEPWCDALLALLKPGGRAWWLEDPLQNLYDRPAVALPGWVRLTADTNYRTPADVLALLNARLPLPAPIRAGSPVTDSEPEVLAWHDDASLLDATKRAITRALGLGFRREMIVLLTFRGREHSRFTPLEHLGPHRLRAFTGRYDLLGEPEHSQGELLIDSVYRFKGQSAPCIIFTEIDFETTNGAMDELIMRKLFVGATRATMKLILVASERAAAHLAPG